The window TGGGATCCGCAGATCGAGCAGAAATAACGCCGTTTGCCCGGCGAGGACTCAAAGGCGCTGAGCCGCTCTTGCCCCTGAATCCAGCGAAAATGCTCCCGCAGCACCCCCGCATTGGTCGCCATTGGGGCGGCGTGGGCCTTTTGGCAGGTGCGGCAATGGCAATGGGCAATCGGCATATCGAATCGGTCGACCTCATAGACGA is drawn from Proteobacteria bacterium CG1_02_64_396 and contains these coding sequences:
- a CDS encoding aldehyde-activating protein — protein: MKGSCLCGTVVYEVDRFDMPIAHCHCRTCQKAHAAPMATNAGVLREHFRWIQGQERLSAFESSPGKRRYFCSICGSHLVAERPALPHLIVRVATLDEDPGTRPQAHIWTSHDLPWLDVEAGVHYLEWPPGR